The window GGTTCCTTCTGTATTGTCACTGACAAAGCCCTGAAAATGATTCCCAGGCACTTCTGTAATTCTACTCTCAACAGTAGAATTTATCAGTGAATGTTGTGTTTCTGGAAAATATAAACTTGTTTTAGAGGAAGTGCAAGGCTGTGGAAAATGATCATTTTCCACATTGGCTGTGCTCATGGAATCCATTCTGAAGATACAAATTTCATCATCTTTATATCCTATTTCAACTGTGGAAATCTCTGGAGTtttcatgtcctttctttccgaTATTAAACTTTGCATTGCAGGTTGTAAGGCATCCCCTTGCTCCCGTTTTACATTATATTCTATATTAACAGGGCTATCTtcagaaatttcaattatttCACAGTCTTTATCCAAATTGTCATCTTTATTTCTCAGCTCAGTGTCTGAGGAATGACATTTCTCTGTGTTCTGATTACTGTTCTCCATAGAAGCATCAATTTCCAGATATTTAGACAATGCTTCGGTACATTTCTCTACAATGTGGACCATCTGAAGGTAACTTGCAGCAATGAGATATTTCAAAAGCTCCTTCTTTTTAACTTCGAGAGCACCAGTATAACAAGACAATAGTAACTTTCTGCCAACCTCAGCACTCTGCAATATGGTGATTCGCATCTGTTTCGACTGACTGAGCAAAAACTGATCCCTCATAAATGTGGAGCAGGCAGCAAAAATCACTTTGTGTCCATGAAACTCAGTGTCATTGATATATATTGATACATCACAAAATAAATTCTGCTGTCTCAAGAGGTTCATCTTTTGCAACACAGCATCCCCTTGCTGTTCAAACTGGAAATGCAGCACATCTGAGTCCGTAGCCATGTTGACAACCTATGGAAAACGCACAACAGAAACGTTACAATTCAAGTATATCATTCTGGATGCAGCTTTCACTGTCTCAAACTTCCAATCTGATATTTACTGAATACGATTTCATCAGCAGTTTAAAGCCACTGCATATACCGGTGCTGAATAGTGTTTATGCAGAGTAAGGCTCAAAAGCTTACTTAGGGGCTTGCAACTGGCCTGGTTCTGTATTCCAGTCTAGACAGGGCTCCCCCATAAAACACTCATATCTAACCCTTACTCTCAGCACGGTGCCTACAAGAGCCCGTGGACACAAGTAGGAGTAGCCAGGCTTAGCCACAGCTGGGTCTGAAAACTATTTAAAACGGTTACGAGCCCTACGTCGCAGTGCCACCCTCGCAGCTGCACGACGCCCCccatccagcccagcccagcccagccgccaGACCTTGCTGCGCTTCCTCTCTGCCCAAACCCGCAGGAGCCCCCGCCCTCCCGAGCTGCTCCGGCTCTAGGCCCAAGTGAAGGCGGCTGGAGACGCCGGAGCCGGAACCTCCCCCTTCCGGGATTACCACCTTCTCCTTCCACGTTCCTCAGCCCCGAACCGGCTGCGGCAGCCCTGAGAGCAAGCGCTACCCACCGCAACCGATGAACCGGAAGCACATTCCCAAGTCCCGCCCCCTCCACCGGAAGAGATCTTTGTGGAGCGCTCTATCAGTCCCCTGACCCCAGCTACCGGCCTCCCCTGCCCAATAGGACGAGGCAGCGGCAGGGCTGCGGCTTCCGGGAGCCCGGAAGTGGTTCGGGCTGGAGGCGGATGTGTTTCCGTTCGGACTCCGCCGTGCCTGTCCCCTTCATGGACGCACAGACTGGTGGGGCAACACGAGCCTCCGGGCGGAGTCATTGGGCCCCATCATCCCCCACgacggggacggggacggggacggggacaCCGGGGGacgagcccccctccccccagcgggAGACGTGTGTGTAACGGGAGGGGGTGAGTCCCGCTCCCTTGCCAGGGGCTACCGTAGCTGGAGGGTTTACGAACCCGGCAGGGATCCTCCCCCATACCACAGCCCCCTCACTTGCCCACTCAGGTGCGGTGGCTCCACCAGGCAAAAGCCAAGCGTCACAGCTGGTCATGAAATCATCGGTGGGCACCTACAACTGGAGGGTGACGGCTGCCTCTCCAGCCTGGCAGCCCTGCTCCCGGTGGGCCTGCGGGCTATGGTGGTCTACTACATTCCTGCAGCCAGCCGAGTCTTAGGCCCATTCAAATGAAATTTGTGTAGAAATGGGCCATTTTGCTTATGTCTGAAAAACACATACAGGCAAGGGGCTTAGGGGGAAGTTTAGAATAAGCATTGGCATCGTTACAATGCTTCCCAGCTAAGGCTCTCACCGCATTGTACTAACAACAGATTTAGCTACAGGGAGCAAAGCAACAGGTGAAAATGAAGCAGAAAGACGATCAATGAATTAGCCAAAGCCACAGAGCATACCAGAACCAGAAGATAAGCTCAAGAAAGTCAATGCCTTCTGTCCTTTAACCACAAAACTAGCCCTTAGAGTCCTTTAGGACAGAGTAGTGGAGTCAGTTGTAGTAATAAAGAGTAACTCATAATGGATATGGCACGCTCTTAGTGACATTTATTTAAGTCCCTCTGGGATATTTTCCAAGGTTGTCCATCAGTAAGGAATTCCAGATTTAGAAACAATTAAGGGTCTGCTCATAATTCAGGCATTTTAGTAGAAGGCAGAATTAGGCTCAGTAGTTGTAGGGGGAAAAATAGTTACTTCTCATCACCCCTACTACCACTCACAGAATTATTGCTGTTTGGGGCAAAAAATTCAGAAACCCTACACCCTAAATGGGATATTTTAGATTACTTTGGTTTTCCTTTTAGATCACACAGTGAGTAATAGGCATTAGAAATCCTTGTGATCTGTACAGAACATACCATAAAAAAAAGCTAGTAGTGATACAAAAGTTGGCTCATCCCTTAAACAGTACTCAAAGAAAGAGTAGGCAGAAAGGTGCCTAAAAAGAGTTTAAAAAGCCATTGATGCACCAGCTTTGGTAATAAAAATGTGTATTCAACTTCCTCCTAATCATTGAAGAGGTACTTAATTATTCTGTGGAGCATAAACTAGGATAAAGGAAATAGATGTTCAGTATATCCCTTCTCCATGGAGAATTTGACTGTCTCTATATCAGGTCAGTATAGTGAACTACAGTTCTGTACATTTGCTCATTTCATCTGCaccattgtttttattattaaaaaaaaaaaggaaagaaagacaacACAGAACTGCAGGATACCAGTaatatttttaatacagttttgCTTTTTGtcacatttttaattaaactCTCTCTCCCTACTCTCCATCCCTTCTCAAAATGACTCCAGTATTCACCACCAGTCCTCTCATGTTCTGTACTTTCGCATTCAATGTGCTCTATGTTCAAGTCAAATAAGACTACTGGTGTGACAAATTGTATAGGTTTATAAGTTTTGccacagaggaggagggggaaaacccACAAAAAACCTGATACTTCAGGTATGTCAGAGTCACTAACTTGTAAAATTCTTCTATAAAAAGGTAAGACAAACCTACAGTAGTTCTCTTACCCATATGTTCATCAAGTAAATAGGTtctaaaagcaaaaataatccTTACAAATGTGGCCAAAGTGTCTTTCAAATATTTTAGTAATGGTAGACTTTTCCCCTAATTATTTTTAGGATAGGCAGGAACTTGTACATTACACTCAGTTGTGAGATTACCCATGTATCAGTAAATGGTGTTTGACACATTAACATACAGATTATGACAATTGCCAGAGAATTTATCTGACTAAGCAACAGCACTATCAACTTCAAGTGGATCTAGGCCAGTTAGAACTTTGCAATAAAAAGTGATTTAGAAGAAAGTTATACATACATGATTGGCTACATATTAAGTTCATTTTATTCTATAACAAAGCTGCCTTTGGATAGTCTGTATAAATAGATTTTATAACAATAGTGCCAGGCTCCATTTTAATTCTtaattcagggggaaaaaaacattgacAAGATTTTCTTTGTCTCTAGTCCACATTAGAGCTATGATAACCCATTTTCCATATAATGAATATTATAGTATCAAATGTTTGAACAATATGGAAGATTCTGCCTGAAATCAGATCCACATGCAATATTTCAGACATAATAACCATGGGGTAACAGCTCAAGCTGATTCTGTATGcaggttttt is drawn from Chrysemys picta bellii isolate R12L10 chromosome 18, ASM1138683v2, whole genome shotgun sequence and contains these coding sequences:
- the ZBTB6 gene encoding zinc finger and BTB domain-containing protein 6; its protein translation is MATDSDVLHFQFEQQGDAVLQKMNLLRQQNLFCDVSIYINDTEFHGHKVIFAACSTFMRDQFLLSQSKQMRITILQSAEVGRKLLLSCYTGALEVKKKELLKYLIAASYLQMVHIVEKCTEALSKYLEIDASMENSNQNTEKCHSSDTELRNKDDNLDKDCEIIEISEDSPVNIEYNVKREQGDALQPAMQSLISERKDMKTPEISTVEIGYKDDEICIFRMDSMSTANVENDHFPQPCTSSKTSLYFPETQHSLINSTVESRITEVPGNHFQGFVSDNTEGTSSVVSGFQSLEDSGYSWRHQCPKCPRGFVHLENYLRHLKMHKLFLCLQCGKTFTQKKNLNRHIRGHMGIRPFQCMVCLKTFTAKSTLQDHLNIHSGDRPYKCHCCDMDFKHKSALKKHLTSVHGRNGGDKPNLDTITQIKIDYD